One part of the Sphingobacterium sp. LZ7M1 genome encodes these proteins:
- a CDS encoding site-specific integrase, which translates to MSRKHLAFNPFSEYKNTKKDKDRGYLLRNELEPLVTFNCEKKKDELVKDLFIFSCFTGLSYSDIKGLKNSNIQDFFDGNRWIIIRRKKTATSSNVMLLDIPKMIIEKYAGFSKDGKVFPVPSNTVCNDSLKRISQLIDCLKEKKVTFHLARHTFATLFLSEGVPLESLSKMLGHKNIATTQIYAKILNEKVGKDMQKVSHKFKGMESSFVAQL; encoded by the coding sequence ATGAGTAGAAAACATCTTGCTTTCAACCCGTTCAGCGAATACAAGAATACCAAAAAGGACAAAGATCGTGGGTATCTGCTACGGAATGAATTGGAACCGCTCGTAACCTTTAACTGCGAGAAAAAGAAAGACGAATTAGTTAAAGACTTGTTTATTTTCAGTTGCTTTACAGGTCTTTCTTATTCAGATATAAAAGGACTTAAGAATAGTAATATTCAAGATTTTTTTGACGGTAACCGATGGATTATCATACGTAGGAAAAAGACAGCCACATCGTCAAACGTGATGCTGTTGGATATTCCCAAAATGATTATTGAGAAATATGCGGGATTTTCAAAGGATGGAAAGGTATTTCCTGTACCTTCAAATACAGTCTGTAATGATAGCCTAAAGAGAATATCACAACTTATTGACTGCCTGAAAGAAAAGAAAGTAACCTTTCATTTGGCACGCCATACGTTTGCCACGCTGTTTTTGAGTGAGGGTGTTCCGCTGGAAAGTTTGAGCAAAATGTTAGGGCATAAGAATATTGCCACAACACAGATTTATGCCAAGATACTTAACGAGAAAGTTGGAAAGGATATGCAAAAGGTATCACACAAATTTAAGGGTATGGAAAGCTCTTTTGTAGCTCAACTCTGA
- a CDS encoding phage integrase SAM-like domain-containing protein: METTKKSTFKVLFYLKKNAPKKNGKVTVMCRITVNGNQSAFSTKLDISATNWDLKYGRVLGKSREAQDTNSKLDKIRLGIEECYSKILKNEGAVNSTKLKNAVLGMESGELTFFKFYEQFLSDYEKKVNNGLRVNGTRSKYKTLLKHLRNFALTKYGYSDLSFNDLTSDFVQDFD, encoded by the coding sequence ATGGAAACGACAAAAAAATCAACGTTTAAGGTTCTTTTCTACCTTAAAAAGAATGCCCCGAAGAAGAACGGGAAAGTTACGGTTATGTGCAGAATTACTGTAAACGGTAATCAATCTGCATTCAGCACAAAGCTGGATATTTCCGCAACAAATTGGGATTTGAAGTACGGCAGGGTTTTAGGTAAAAGCCGAGAAGCACAAGACACAAACAGCAAACTCGACAAAATCCGTTTGGGTATCGAAGAATGCTATTCCAAAATTTTAAAGAATGAGGGAGCTGTAAACAGTACCAAACTTAAAAATGCCGTTCTTGGGATGGAAAGCGGAGAACTGACCTTTTTCAAATTCTATGAACAGTTCCTTTCGGACTATGAGAAAAAGGTCAATAACGGACTTCGGGTAAATGGTACACGCAGTAAATACAAAACACTTTTAAAGCACCTGCGTAATTTTGCACTGACAAAGTACGGATATTCTGACTTATCATTCAACGATCTTACATCTGATTTTGTACAGGACTTTGATTAG